One segment of Anomalospiza imberbis isolate Cuckoo-Finch-1a 21T00152 chromosome 2, ASM3175350v1, whole genome shotgun sequence DNA contains the following:
- the LOC137469790 gene encoding C-type natriuretic peptide 2-like isoform X2 — MEEMLLSRLLPLEPESTLTEEDTKEGSSFGPQLLSSTIPFLPSGARAARPSLWRKNLSSRKWALPGDWAWKAMPRGCFGLKLDRIGTFSGLGC, encoded by the exons ATGGAAGAG ATGCTCCTTTCACGGTTGCTGCCCCTGGAGCCCGAGTCCACGCTGACCGAAGAGGACACGAAGGAGGGGTCCAGCTTTGGTCCTCAGCTGCTCTCCTCCACTATCCCCTTCCTCCCATCTGGGGCTAGAGCTGCCCGTCCATCCCTCTGGCGCAAGAACCTCTCCAGTCGCAAGTGGGCACTGCCTGGAGATTGGGCCTGGAAGGCCATGCCCAGGGGTTGCTTCGGGCTGAAACTGGACCGAATCGGGACCTTCAGTGGTTTGGGGTGTTAG
- the LOC137469790 gene encoding C-type natriuretic peptide 2-like isoform X1, whose translation MEEPWAKKMLGLRSWPCSFFLFLVLLSASVQTVSLPGQRLQMLLSRLLPLEPESTLTEEDTKEGSSFGPQLLSSTIPFLPSGARAARPSLWRKNLSSRKWALPGDWAWKAMPRGCFGLKLDRIGTFSGLGC comes from the exons ATGGAAGAG ccctgggctAAGAAGATGCTGGGGCTTCGGTCGTGGCCTTGctcatttttcctcttcttggtTCTGCTCTCTGCCAGCGTTCAGACTGTGTCCTTACCAGGACAGAGGCTACAG ATGCTCCTTTCACGGTTGCTGCCCCTGGAGCCCGAGTCCACGCTGACCGAAGAGGACACGAAGGAGGGGTCCAGCTTTGGTCCTCAGCTGCTCTCCTCCACTATCCCCTTCCTCCCATCTGGGGCTAGAGCTGCCCGTCCATCCCTCTGGCGCAAGAACCTCTCCAGTCGCAAGTGGGCACTGCCTGGAGATTGGGCCTGGAAGGCCATGCCCAGGGGTTGCTTCGGGCTGAAACTGGACCGAATCGGGACCTTCAGTGGTTTGGGGTGTTAG